One genomic segment of Streptomyces sp. RKND-216 includes these proteins:
- a CDS encoding response regulator transcription factor — translation MSVPGARQPAGAPDAEEAAGSHDPSREEPIRVLVVDDHALFRRGLEIVLAQEEDIEVVGEAGDGAEAVEVAADLLPDIVLMDVRMPKRSGIEACTALKEVAPSAKIIMLTISDEEADLYDAIKAGATGYLLKEISTDEVSTAIRAVADGQSQISPSMAAKLLTEFKSMIQRTDESKLVPAPRLTDRELEVLKLVATGKNNRDIAKELFISENTVKNHVRNILEKLQLHSRMEAVVYAMREKILEIR, via the coding sequence ATGTCCGTGCCGGGCGCACGGCAACCAGCGGGAGCGCCCGACGCGGAAGAGGCTGCGGGCTCGCACGACCCCTCGCGCGAGGAGCCGATCCGGGTCCTCGTAGTGGACGACCACGCGTTGTTCCGGCGCGGTCTGGAGATCGTCCTCGCGCAGGAGGAGGACATCGAGGTGGTCGGCGAGGCCGGTGACGGTGCCGAAGCCGTGGAGGTGGCCGCCGACCTGCTGCCCGACATTGTGCTGATGGACGTGCGGATGCCCAAGCGCAGCGGCATCGAGGCGTGTACGGCGCTCAAGGAGGTGGCTCCCAGCGCGAAGATCATCATGCTGACGATCAGCGACGAGGAGGCCGACCTCTACGACGCGATCAAGGCCGGCGCGACGGGCTACCTGCTCAAGGAGATCTCCACCGACGAGGTCTCCACCGCCATCCGGGCCGTCGCGGACGGGCAGTCCCAAATCAGCCCCTCCATGGCGGCGAAGCTGCTCACCGAGTTCAAGTCGATGATCCAGCGCACTGACGAGAGCAAGCTGGTACCGGCGCCCCGGCTGACCGACCGCGAGCTGGAGGTCCTCAAACTCGTCGCCACCGGTAAGAACAACCGCGACATCGCCAAGGAACTCTTCATCAGCGAGAACACGGTGAAGAACCACGTCCGGAACATCCTGGAGAAGCTTCAGCTGCATTCCCGGATGGAGGCCGTGGTCTACGCGATGCGGGAGAAGATCCTCGAGATCCGCTGA
- the raiA gene encoding ribosome-associated translation inhibitor RaiA: MDIVVKGRKTEVPDRFRKHVAEKLEKIQKLDGKVINLDVEVSKEHNPRQANRSDRVEITLRTRGPVIRAEASASDPYAALDLATGKLEARLRKQHDKRRVHRGGHRAPISVAAATAHLAAELNGEMDAASAAARTSEDDGHSNTTRVGPLEVQGEGPLVVREKTHAAAPMTLDQALYEMELVGHDFYLFVDSETKNPSVVYRRHGYDYGVIHLEQDPFAEEAPLGAGGALGG, translated from the coding sequence GTGGACATCGTCGTCAAGGGCCGGAAGACAGAGGTGCCGGACCGGTTCCGCAAGCACGTGGCCGAGAAGCTGGAGAAGATCCAGAAGCTCGACGGCAAGGTGATCAACCTGGATGTCGAGGTCTCGAAGGAGCACAACCCCCGGCAGGCCAACCGTTCCGACAGGGTGGAGATCACCCTGCGCACCCGCGGCCCGGTCATTCGCGCCGAGGCTTCGGCCTCTGATCCGTATGCGGCGCTCGACCTTGCCACCGGAAAGCTCGAGGCACGCCTGCGCAAGCAACACGACAAGCGCCGGGTGCACCGCGGCGGCCACCGCGCACCGATCAGCGTGGCCGCGGCGACGGCGCACCTGGCTGCGGAACTCAACGGGGAGATGGATGCCGCTTCCGCGGCGGCGCGCACCTCGGAGGACGACGGGCATTCGAACACCACACGGGTCGGCCCGCTCGAGGTCCAGGGGGAAGGCCCCCTGGTCGTACGGGAGAAGACCCACGCCGCCGCACCCATGACGCTCGACCAGGCGCTCTACGAAATGGAGCTGGTGGGCCACGACTTCTACCTGTTCGTCGACTCGGAGACCAAGAACCCCAGCGTCGTCTACCGGCGCCACGGCTACGACTACGGCGTGATCCACCTGGAACAGGATCCGTTCGCCGAGGAGGCTCCGCTCGGAGCGGGCGGCGCCCTCGGAGGCTGA
- a CDS encoding ComF family protein, with protein MQALWQELTDLVLPGGCAGCGVSRASRRLCARCRALLGRAVPRPVRPSPVPDGLPSVHAVLPYADEARAVLLAHKERGALPLAEPLGRALAGAVRAAVAGSGACRPVLLVPVPSARRSVAARGHDPVRRVASAAAAALRRAGEPARVLPVLRQRRKVADQAGLTAARRAANLSGALETAPGAARLLSPRARCRPGGVQPLVVLVDDLITTGASLAEASRVVTERTGVLPVAAVVAAGVRNHPSRSVVAGGRVIFARSEVRVSKGCRASSTGGTFGEG; from the coding sequence ATGCAGGCCCTGTGGCAGGAGCTGACCGACCTGGTGTTGCCAGGGGGCTGTGCCGGGTGCGGGGTCTCTCGGGCCTCGCGACGGCTGTGCGCCCGCTGCCGCGCGCTGCTTGGGCGCGCCGTTCCCCGCCCGGTGCGTCCGTCGCCAGTCCCCGATGGACTGCCCTCCGTCCACGCGGTGCTGCCATATGCCGACGAGGCCCGGGCCGTGTTGCTCGCGCACAAGGAGCGGGGCGCGCTGCCGCTGGCCGAGCCCCTCGGCCGTGCCCTGGCGGGCGCCGTACGGGCCGCAGTGGCCGGGAGCGGCGCGTGCCGTCCGGTGCTGCTGGTGCCGGTGCCCTCGGCGCGCCGCTCCGTCGCCGCACGCGGCCACGACCCGGTGCGACGGGTCGCGTCCGCCGCCGCGGCCGCTCTGCGGCGCGCGGGGGAACCGGCCCGCGTCCTGCCGGTGCTGCGGCAGCGGCGGAAGGTCGCCGACCAGGCGGGGCTGACGGCCGCGCGCCGCGCTGCGAACCTGTCCGGGGCGCTGGAGACGGCGCCCGGTGCGGCGCGGTTGTTGTCGCCGCGGGCGCGGTGCCGACCCGGCGGGGTGCAGCCGCTCGTGGTGCTGGTGGACGATCTGATCACCACGGGTGCCTCGCTCGCCGAGGCGTCACGGGTGGTCACGGAGCGGACCGGAGTCCTCCCGGTAGCTGCCGTGGTCGCCGCCGGCGTACGGAACCACCCCTCGCGGTCCGTCGTTGCCGGTGGGCGGGTGATATTCGCCCGATCGGAGGTACGTGTCAGTAAGGGGTGCCGGGCGTCCTCCACCGGAGGTACGTTCGGAGAGGGATGA
- a CDS encoding crosslink repair DNA glycosylase YcaQ family protein — MTPELSLTADEARRVALRAQGLLGAPDRRGGVRGVLGRLGAVQLDTISVLARSHELVPYARLGAVGRQRVEDAYWTGGHSFEYWSHAACILPIEEWPHFAFRRRARRAKGRRWHHLEDTEASCAAVRDRLKTDGPLTTTELGGGKNGGEWFDWSQTKIAVEWMLDTGEVVCTERRGWKRVYDLADRAVPDALLHDDLDDAACLRRLVAQAGSAMGVATRSDLADYHRLTGDQVASVLPDTGLVPVEVQGWQKPAWADPQALASPPRGRHRTTLLSPFDSLVWDRPRTLRMFDFTHRLEAYVPRPRRLHGYFAMPLLAGGKLRGRVDPAREGTTLVARQLSLRGRSAVEPMAKALREAAEWVGCDAVRVERCAPEELRGPLEAALRGVS, encoded by the coding sequence ATGACTCCCGAGCTCTCGCTGACCGCCGACGAGGCACGACGCGTCGCGCTGCGCGCCCAGGGCCTGCTGGGTGCGCCGGACCGGCGCGGCGGCGTGCGCGGGGTGCTCGGCAGACTCGGGGCGGTGCAGCTCGACACCATCTCCGTGCTGGCCCGTTCGCACGAGCTGGTGCCGTACGCCCGCCTCGGCGCCGTCGGACGGCAGCGCGTGGAGGACGCGTACTGGACCGGCGGTCACTCCTTCGAGTACTGGTCGCACGCGGCCTGCATCCTGCCGATCGAGGAATGGCCGCACTTCGCCTTCCGCCGGCGTGCCCGGCGCGCCAAGGGGCGCCGCTGGCACCACCTGGAGGACACGGAGGCATCCTGCGCCGCGGTGCGCGACCGCCTCAAGACCGACGGGCCGCTGACCACCACGGAACTGGGCGGCGGTAAGAACGGCGGCGAGTGGTTCGACTGGTCGCAGACCAAGATCGCCGTGGAGTGGATGCTGGACACCGGCGAGGTGGTCTGCACGGAGCGTCGCGGCTGGAAGCGGGTCTACGACCTTGCCGACCGCGCGGTCCCCGACGCCCTTCTGCACGACGACCTGGACGACGCCGCGTGCCTGCGGCGCCTGGTGGCGCAGGCCGGCAGCGCCATGGGCGTCGCCACGCGGTCCGACCTGGCCGACTACCACCGCCTCACGGGCGACCAGGTGGCGTCCGTGCTACCGGACACCGGGCTGGTGCCCGTGGAGGTGCAGGGCTGGCAGAAGCCCGCCTGGGCCGACCCGCAGGCCCTCGCCTCCCCGCCGCGCGGCCGGCACCGCACCACGCTGCTCTCCCCCTTCGACTCGCTCGTCTGGGACCGCCCGCGGACGCTGCGCATGTTCGACTTCACCCACCGCCTGGAGGCGTACGTGCCACGGCCCAGGAGGCTGCACGGCTACTTCGCGATGCCGCTGCTGGCGGGCGGGAAGCTGCGGGGCCGGGTCGACCCGGCGCGGGAGGGGACGACGCTGGTCGCACGGCAGCTGTCGCTGCGGGGGCGGAGCGCGGTGGAGCCGATGGCGAAGGCGCTGCGGGAGGCCGCGGAGTGGGTGGGCTGCGACGCGGTGCGGGTGGAGCGGTGCGCACCGGAGGAGTTGCGCGGGCCGTTGGAGGCGGCGCTGCGGGGGGTCTCCTGA